The Hordeum vulgare subsp. vulgare chromosome 7H, MorexV3_pseudomolecules_assembly, whole genome shotgun sequence DNA window gttggggaaatcaaatttctcttggtgaaagTCGGAGCactctcaaccaaaccctagagaaaCGACAATTtatgttggctagggagagagatcgtgcGAAAATGGAgcctggagcaacaatggagtttgCGAGAGGAAGAGGTGAGTcttgttggggaagaagacctcctataCATAGTGGGGAAGGTTCCAACCGTTATCCCGCTCTCAACCCGCAcataagcggtactacctctcgggTGGCAGTGCTCGCACAATAGTGTAATAGCACGGAGCCACGAGGTGATAGTGCCACTAGGGCGGTACTGCCGCTCGCCCCAatggtactaccgttggggttGCACCTCAGGATCCCACACACATAGGGGAGGAACACATTTTTATTTGCACCCTTGTTCCTTTCTTTCATAGTAAAGTAATGAGGGTGCAAATGAAAATGTTTACGTGTTGATTTCACCCAAACCTTTTTAAAGCGGACGCTCTCTTAATAGTACAGTTCTCCTACAATTAAAATCCACCAAAAACGAAACGCATGAAAATAATCGTCTTCACTTTTAAAACTCCGAGGGACACAAATCATCTTGTGCCATATGATAGATTATCTGAAATGATCAATGCATACGATTAGTCCGCAAAAGCACCGTCGTCAATCATTAAAACAACTAAttgataaatatgccctaacatccGCGCCATGCGATCCTCCGGGCACGACCTACATCTCATCTAGGTATCCTCTCTTCTCCCGCCGTTCCCAAAATAAGCCAACCTCGCCGTGCTCGAGCCGCATGTGCCTATCTCCGATGGTCGTTGAGTAAACTCACGGACAtgcgccttctcctcctcctcctcctccttggtcgcAGCCCCATCGCATTGTATCCATCGCTGTTGTCCCTCACCGTCATCCATGTTTGTTGCCGCCCCAACTTTACCCTCGCCACCACACAATTTGCTGCAATGTACCTATTTTCATTACACAGTCGAACCAAACAATATTGGAATTTCGCAATACGGAGTTGTGACACTCTATAATTCGATTCCCTTTACGTTACCTTTACCTCTCCTTAAAACAAACACCTCCCATGGTCCACAACCTACAAAAGTTCCTCATTGTAGTGTAcccattgttgtcgtcgtagtcgaaCTGATCAAAATTTGAAAATGTGGTGCAAGTTTGTATCAGTTCCTTGGTAAGGCCGGGCCCACAGTTGTGCCAACTGTGCGGCCTGCACAGGGCCCAGGAATTTTATATAGACAATAAACTTCCGTGGGCCTTTCCCAACGAAGTGAAGAGACAAAGAAGGACGACGTCCCCGTCGAGCGTCCTGAGACCGTGACTCCACGTGAGTAGAGCGCAGGTGCGGTTGTGGTCTCTTAGACTTCTCGCGTCGCTCATGATCCTGGGCTTCTCGTTCAATGACGGAAATCGATGTCACATCGCATCCAGATAGGAAACGAACCCCGAGCTTTGCTTCACGTACGATTTGTATATGAAGTAGTATGGCCACCGTTGGTTATCGTCGTTCAAGGTGGGTTCACGGTGGATTGCACTATCATAACAAATCGGACAACCCTGATCCAATCGCCTAGCTTCTTGCGTCGCATCCTGACGCGTGTCTCCCGAATCCTGATCCCGAGTTACCTTCGCACCATTGAAAACTAACCGAAACAAAATCAATCAGCATCGGCCACATtactcttttgttgttgttgatcgacTGATCGCAAAACAGAGGTACCTCCCGCTTGATCTGCTCCTACTCCCGATTCTTAAATTCTAATTAACTTTTGGCTGAGATCATTAAAGATCGGTTCTCCATTCTTGCCTTCTCGGTCAAAGATTACGGTACAACAGATTAGTCGGATATGGCACGGGATTAGATGAGCTAAACAGTTCATCTAATTTTTCTTATGAAATAAGGATCCGTTTTTGCTTTTCGCACAGGTCCCGAATTTTATCGACCCGGCCCTGTTTCCTGGGCAGAACGTAAAGTGTAAATTATGTAATTTCTCGGGCAGAATTTCATTAGTCTTGCTATTAAGCATCATCTCTAAACTTCGCAACCCTGAATAAAAGAGTGAATTAGCTAGCAGATTATAGTTTGCGTTCATGCCGTCAATGCCCGCCACCGGCCGCTACAATATCCCGCAGATTATATTCCCCGTGCATGCTGCGTGTCTCGGTCCATGCCTCCAACTTCCCACCGGTCCCCAAacattcccgatctttttcttgcAGTACAAATGAAGCATCTCCACCGGAATCTCAGCGACCAGTctgtcccgccgccgccgccgccgccgccatggaggacTGGCTCTTCTACTCGCTCACCACCATGCTCTGCCTCCTCAGCTCGCTGCTGCTGCGGGCCCGGGCCCGCAGCCCGTCCCATTCCGCGACGCTGACGCCTCAGACGCCGCCGCTGCCTCCAGGTCCGGTGCCGCTGCCGGTTCTCGGCCCGCTGCTCCACCTGGCCCGTCGCGATTTCGACCTCGAGCCCGTGCTGCGGGTCCTCGCGCGAGCCTACGGCCCGGTCTACTCCTTCGCGCCACTGGGGCTGGCGCGGCCAATGATATTCGTCGCGGCACGAGGCCCGGCCCACCGCGCACTCGTCCAGCAGGGCGCCGCCTTCGCCTCCCGCCCGCGCGCCACTgctcccgccgccgccgtgctCACCAGCGGCGGCCGCAACGTCAGCTCCGCTCCGTATGGGCCCACCTGGCGCGCGCTCCGCCGCACCCTCGCCTCCGGCGTGCTCAACCCGGCCCGCCTCCGCGCCTTCGCCCCCGCCCGGCGCTGGGTGCTCGACGTCCTCGTGTCCCGCATCCGCTCCGgtggccgcggcggcggcggcgtcgtcgCCGTCATGGAGCCCTTCCAGTACGCCATGTTCTGTCTCCTGGTGTACATGTGCTTCGGCGGCGACCGCCTCGGCGACGCGCGCGTGAGGGACATCGAGGCGCTGCAGCGTGACCTCCTCGGCAACTTCctcagcttccaggtcttctccttcctcccgccgCTCACCAAGCTCGTCTTCCGCCGCCGGTGGAGCAAGCTCGTCTCGCTGCGCCGGCGTCAGGAGGAGCTCTTCGTCCCGCTCATCCGCGCCAGGAGGGAGGCGGGCGCTGGCGGCGACTGCTACGTGGATTCCCTGGTGAGGCTTGCCATCCCGGAGGATGGAGGGAGGGGGCTCACGGACGGCGAGATCGTGAGCCTCTGCTCCGAGTTCCTGAGCGCCGGTACCGACACCACGGCCACGGCGCTGCAGTGGATACTCGCGAACCTGGTCAAGAACCCGGCTATGCAGGACAGGCTAAGGGACGAGGTTTCCGCCGCCGTCGACGGCGAGCTGCGGGAGGAAGACCTGCAGGGGATGCCGTACCTCAAGGCCGTGGTGCTGGAGGGGCTGAGGCGGCACCCGCCGGGGCACTACGTGCTACCGCACGCCGCGGCGGAGGAGACGACGCTGGACGGGTACCGCGTCCCGGCGGGCACGCCGGTAAACTTCGCGGTAGGCGACATCGGGCTGGACGAGGAGATCTGGACGGCGCCGTCGGAGTACCGGCCGGAGCGGTTCCTGCCGGGCGGCGAGGGGGAGGACGTGGACCTCACCGGCAGCAAGGAGATCAAGATGATGCCGTTCGGCGCCGGCAGGAGGGTCTGCCCCGCCATGGCGCTTGCGCTGCTGCACCTCGAGTACTTCGTGGCCAACCTGGTCAGGGAATTCGAGTGGCGGGAGGAGGCTGGCGAGGAGGTGGACCTCACCGAGAAGCTCGAGTTCACCGTTGTCATGAGGCGGCCGCTCAAGGCCAGGGCTGTGCCGCTGAGGCAAGGAAGGCCCATCGCCGCCACGGGCTCGGGTTGATCGACGGGGGCCAACCATATTCTCCTTTCCCAAATGTTTAGTTGGTAATTAGATTAAGCTTGTCTTCTTCTTTTCTGAATTTGCTTTTGCTAATGAAATGTACTATGTGGTTTTCTAATCTAAAAGACAGATTAAAAAGAAACTAATGAACGTACAGGAGAACCGCGTCTTCTATCCCGAAagcatgaaaatataaaaaaatctcATGAATACATGAGATTGAACCGAAGAGGGAAATAAACAGACAAATATCAATATACTTCCTCCATTCCTAGATGTAAGTCTTTTAAAAAATTTCATTAAGAGACTACAtatgaaacaaaatgagtgaatctatactctaaagtatgtctatatacattctaaagtatgtctatatacatttataTGTAGTCCTGTAATGaaccctctaaaaagacttatattcaggaacggagggagtacatgggaATCATTTCTTTTTCTGAAACCTACATAAGATGATACGAGCCAGTTAAGATCTTAACCACATCTCCAAAAGCTCGTCTAAAGGGTCGTCTATGGCGTTTAGACGACGAAGGAGCAAAAACGGCTTTTCAACTACTCATGTATATGGCCATGTAAATTTATACATCGTCTAAATCGCGCTCGAGGACGTTCAGCCCTGGACAATGTGAACCCGTCGTTCATAGCCAACAGAACGCGAGGTTCCTCCTTCGCGCCGAGAGGAGGAAGAGGCGCGCGACGCCGTCATGCCATGCCACCGCCGAGGTACGCCCTTTTTGCTTGGCTGGATCCAGATGCGGGGTGAGGGGAGGGAGCCGCGCTCGGCACccgcgggaggggggggggggggggggggggggtcgccacCACGCTCGGGATCGGGGGAGGGGAGGGCGGATGCCGTCGCGCTCCGGGGTGGAGGGGagggccgccgccgccggtccGCTCGGGGTGGCAGggagggccgccgccgccgctgcgctCGGTGTGGAGGGGagggccgccgccgccggtccgctgggagggggggagggggcgcCGCCGTCTGCGAGAGGGGGAGGGACGGGGTTGCCGTGCAGGGGGAGGAACGGGAGCACGagatgtggtgtgtgtgtggctTTTGGGTATGGATTTGGACTGAAGGTCTGAATGTGTGTGTGTTTTCTTGATTTTTTACAGATGGAAGATAATGGGCGTTTTCTTGAGATGTTAAACTTTGATGTATCATCGCAAGTGCCATATAGTCCAG harbors:
- the LOC123412018 gene encoding cytochrome P450 89A2-like, whose product is MLRVSVHASNFPPVPKHSRSFSCSTNEASPPESQRPVCPAAAAAAAMEDWLFYSLTTMLCLLSSLLLRARARSPSHSATLTPQTPPLPPGPVPLPVLGPLLHLARRDFDLEPVLRVLARAYGPVYSFAPLGLARPMIFVAARGPAHRALVQQGAAFASRPRATAPAAAVLTSGGRNVSSAPYGPTWRALRRTLASGVLNPARLRAFAPARRWVLDVLVSRIRSGGRGGGGVVAVMEPFQYAMFCLLVYMCFGGDRLGDARVRDIEALQRDLLGNFLSFQVFSFLPPLTKLVFRRRWSKLVSLRRRQEELFVPLIRARREAGAGGDCYVDSLVRLAIPEDGGRGLTDGEIVSLCSEFLSAGTDTTATALQWILANLVKNPAMQDRLRDEVSAAVDGELREEDLQGMPYLKAVVLEGLRRHPPGHYVLPHAAAEETTLDGYRVPAGTPVNFAVGDIGLDEEIWTAPSEYRPERFLPGGEGEDVDLTGSKEIKMMPFGAGRRVCPAMALALLHLEYFVANLVREFEWREEAGEEVDLTEKLEFTVVMRRPLKARAVPLRQGRPIAATGSG